The sequence below is a genomic window from Cicer arietinum cultivar CDC Frontier isolate Library 1 chromosome 6, Cicar.CDCFrontier_v2.0, whole genome shotgun sequence.
GATACTATTAGATTAAATTTAACTAGGAATAAATTCGttactttttttatatgaaGTGATTAAAGTAGATGAGCGTTGATAATTTAGTCCTTTTAGTGAGCTACGCATAGATTAGCTGGTAGCAACCTAAAGTACTTGTTTGTAGGTTGGGTTGCGTAGGTGAGGAAATAAATGGTTGTGTCTGCTGTGTACAACAACAATAACACCAGTACACCACCCGCATTACTCATTGAGTTTTGCACATTACACTCCGTCTTGAACGCTACAGAGGACACGTGTGGTGGGCGTGGGTCATTGCAATTTGCAAACCAACTTGGATGACAATGGATGTGTGTCTTCTCAAATGTGTCTATCGCCAAAAATCCATCATCTATCAGTCAACCCATATCCACTTAGATATTTTATGCGCCTAAATTCATGTTTTTCTAATACATTATTGTTTTTTcagataataattaaaaacaatgttttatttatgacatagataaatgattttatttattaaaaataataataacaataaaattgaGATTGATAATCACtggaaaatatttgatatataatattattttatattttttatatcaattataaatatttatttcttattttatttaatatttattaataataaatatttatcttatattttttatatatcaataataaatatttttttatgtatttttgtgtgtattaaataaaatatttattttataattttttatatttatcacaataaatatttattatgttttttattataaatagataTCTCAcgtattttatctttattattttattttgctacACACTGCAACTAGGGTGTGAATAGGCCAGACTagaccagactttgaaaggcctgagcctgatctacgatttattttttaggcctaagtctgacATACGGCctataggcttttttttcggcatGACcagacctttttaaaagtttggcctgacctggaagcctatttaaaagcctacttaaaataattcttaaaaaatatgaaacaaacatcatttaaaccctaaaaaatttaatcaaataatagatttttttttttttttctgaaacaaatacactcattattacctcttaaacaaatatggaacgattaCTGACTGATTGACTAATTAAACGGCTACCGAATATtgaatgactaccaaatatagaACAACTACTAAATATGGAATGCtcactaaatttaaaataggaaataataataataatataataataataatataataattatatatatatatatataacttcttttaactattcatatttattaaaaatattttatcattttttatgggTATAATGCGTATTCAGTCCATTCATTCACGTTAAATAAAAGGCATAATGCGTATTTAGGACAACCAATTAAAAACATTCCTTAATAAGCATAGAATCAATTtgacaaaaatcaaattcaaactcatagcttatatatatataggacagcctgtcaggcctaataggcttttttataagcctgaacctgatttatttaaataaataggctttaaaaacagtccGAGCCTAGCCTTTTTAATAAATAGGTCATACCAAGTCAACCATAAGTAGACCAGACCATAGGCCCTAAGGGACGACatagcctattctcatccctaacTGCAACCTCCAaagaatacaaaattaaaattaaaattttaaataaaaaatacaaactaacaattcaaataaaaaaacttaatttgaaAGGGAtcacacataaaataaaaataaataaaaacagttATTTTAAGAACTACCgagaataaattaatattttagaaatctTGAAAAATTACAAATCTCAAACATGAAAGAGAAAGGTATGAAACTTTGATGACAAAGAGAAGGAGGTTGTGTAGCTTTTGTAAAGTTAGAAAGTGTGACTTGAAAAAGTGATTAAGGTTCTACAATAATTACAGTAGGTgtctaaataaatttacatGTGTGTTGATAATGTAGTTGTTTTTCTTTACATTTAGAAAATTGTTGAAAACAAAGTGTCAGCAATATaaacaattgataaaatagtaatttatacAACATTAACTTTTCTTATGTTATACATAGAATAGTCTAGTTGCTagctaattaatttataaaaataatacttttgattcaaggaaaaaatgataaaaataatacttttgatATATGTACTGTGTAAGCAAAACACAATCTATCATTGGCcttactattaatttataaaatatgttgTCTTGTTCTGGGGTTTTTTAAAGGGAATTTTTAACTGACTAAATTTGAAGACTTTGTAATTCTACCTAAAATGTGGGAACAATCAAATTCCCTGCAACTTAGTTTCATGCGCCCCCTCACATTCAATATCGCATTCGACTCTTCTCTCTCGCGTGATATCTCTATGATCAATTGGTTGCGCTAAGTAGGAACTTTTGAAGAAGGAGCTGTAAATTGGAGAGACAAGAAGGAAGGGGTGAAAGGTGAAAACAAGGATAGGTATATGCACAAGTTGAAGCTTGAAGTTGTGAATTGAATAAAGAGTTGCATATGCATAATTTGACTCATTAATTTTCGTGAGATACAATTTATTGAGAATttcaattgattattttaaaaatcaaacaaattatgtgagaaaaaatttaataaattatgagagaagaaacttaaattaattactgtaaaaaaaaaaagatgaataacaaattaattgataagaaactttatttattttcatatttttgttattgttataatattaaaaattacaatgcttataatttttagataaaaaaaaaaaacagatgaGATTCTAATCACAAGCCCAATACAGTTAGGCCCATGTTCATtcactgaaaaaaaaaaatacacatttcaacaaaaaaaaatatagccGCTACCAGTTTGCCCTTGTATCAGAAAAGTTGGAATCACACTCAAACTCAACTCAACTGGCCGGAAAACGCAAAAGCTGGCCGCAAAAACCCGGCGGAGTTAATCTTCGACCGCCAGAATCAGTGAGAAATTCTTCCaggttttcctttttttttttttattttaattttcttcgaATTTTCCTTCCCCTTTCTTATAACACGAGAGGATGCGATTCCTGCGCGATTTGCTCCGCCATAGCCTCCCCTGCAAAACAGAAATGCTTCACAGCAGAGTTCAACTCCGCACCGCGATTCCATCGCTTTAGATTGATAACATAGTTCTAGAATCAATTTTACCTCAAAAAATGAAACCAATTTTAACCgatattaatttcataatatatGTACTTCaagagattttatttatttatttatttgaagtgtTTCAGAAATGCAATTGttctgatattttttttgttttgagtttTGATGTACAGATATAGACTAGCATCAATCTGAATGGGTTATATTCAATATGGTAGACAAAGTATTGGGAAGATATTTAGATTTAGAACTGCAAGCAATGTGGTTAGAAACTCTATAACATCACAGTTAGGTTATGCAGGCACTGCATTACCCTCATGTTCCCGTTTTCACGGCGGAAAGAGTTTGTATTCCACTTCTTCTGATGCCAGAATAGTGCAGGACCTTCTGGCTCAGGTGGAGAGAGATAGGCTGAGAGAGAAAAATGATAGAATAAGGGCTGGTTTGGATACTGCCGACATTGATGCCGAGAATGATGAGGATTACATGGGTGTGTCCTCTCTCATTGAGAAGCTTGAAAAGGAGAAGCTCAAGGAAACCTCTGAGTTGAATCGATATGAAGATCCGACTGATTCTGATAGTGATGAAGAAGATGGTGATGCCAATCAGAAGAAGTTTGAAGATTTCGAAAAGAAGTTCAAGAGGCATGAAGAAATGCTTCATAATTTCACTGATGCTGAAACGCTTGATGATGCTTTTAAATGGATGCAAAAAATTGATAAGTTTGAGCAAAAGCATTTTAAGCTTCGTAATGAGTATAGGGTTATTGGGGAACTCATGAATCGGCTCAAAGTAGTTACTGAGCAAAAGGATAGGTTCATTTTGCAGCATAAGCTTAATAGGGCTTTGAGATTGGTGCAATGGAAGGAGGCTTATGATCCTGATAACCCTGCCAATTATGGTGTCATTCAGCATGAACAGGTGGGGCCTTCCGCGGATAGCTTGCAACAGTCTGGATTTGAAAAGGAGAATAAAACCGCACAAGGTGATGAAGATGCTGCCGCTGCTGACAACGACAGCGATGAAGAAGAGTTTGATGACATGAAAGAAAAAGACAACATAATACTGGCCAAACTTGAGGCTATTGACAAGAAACTTGAGGAAAAGCTAGCAGAGCTTGAGTATACGTTTGGAAGGAAGGGTAAGGCTCTAGAGGAAGAAATCAGAGATCTTGCAGAGGAGAGAAACGAGTTAACTGAGAAGAAAAGAAGACCTCTTTTCCGAAAGGTAGTTTCACACTTACCTAATTCTCTGATTATGTGTTATGCATCATACTCAGCTTTTTTCATATCAAGTAAGGTTCTTCCAAAATAAACTTGTCTCTGCTTTAAGCAAGTAGGGATGTATCAATCCTTGAGTTTTAGTAGGTTAAAATCAGAGTTGATTTTAAATGAGTTGAAGGGTGGATATACTCTTACTTTCTCAATTTAGAGATAAACTTAGTTAGATATTTACTATACCCAATCTACAAACTTGGTGCAAAACTTTTGTTGGTGCTTTTTGCTTTATTTATTAGCCTAGCTACTTTTTAGtagaaaaaaacttattttttctcTAAGTGTGATGTCAACCTGGTAAACCTACCATAGTGGAGTCAAGGGAAGGTTCGCATCACAACATCCATTGTGGAGGATCAATTGCAGCCAGACTCTTTACCTTGCATTTGCAAGAggttggtttcatgacctgaaTTGGTAACCTCCAGTCACATGGCAGCACTTCCTGTCTTTGAGTGGTGGGTTACATTCTGCGTGTAACAGGTGCTTCAGGGCTACGGCTTGAGTGAATTTgctcttttgtttttcttcccCATATCGCATTTAAATTTATGCATTTGAATACCATGTCCTTCTTTGATTGTTCTTTGGGAATTTTGTTCCTTTTCTTTAATGAAACACAATATATTTTGCTTTTCCGACGATGTTGCATTTTTGTAGGCTACTGTTTGTTAAAGTTCTATTGTTTCAAATGTTGCGTACTTTTATTGTGGCTGTGTTTATAAATGTTTATTAACTGTCCCATATTCTTATTTTTGCTTTAATTAAAGCTCACTTATCATTGTtacttttcttttataattgttttggttGTTGTATATGGTTCCAGGGTTTTGATGTAAAATTGATAAATGTGAACCGAACTTGTAAAGTCACAAAGGTAATCTACAAATACGTCTTTCCTTCTATGTTTTTCCCAGTTGCTGTCATATGTTCTTAGGTTGTTTCAAATCTCATGATCTAGGGAGGACAAGTTGTGAAGTATACTGCTATGTTAGCATGTGGTAACTACAACGGTGTTGTTGGTTTCGCAAAAGCCAAAGGCCCAGCAGTTCCAGTTGCCCTCCAAAAGGTACTGACAATATCTTATTAGGTCTTTCAAGTCATCCTTAAGTTGATTCGGCACCGTATTATTTTTTTCAGTTGTCCTGTTTTCAATGTAGCTAAGTTTTGCGATTTCACTACCCACCATAAGAGATATGGATATACTTTTGCTTCATTTGCAAGcttattaaattattgattCACGTTCTTCTGAGATTTTATTTGCAATTATACTGGGCACTGTTCTTTGGTCAATGCTGTGATATTATATTGATATAGGTTATGGTTAGTCTTTGAGATATGTGGTTCATAATTGGTGGGCAGATCTGGGATTTGGTGACTGTGGCACTTCTTCTCTCACCAGAAATGTTCAACAGAAAACATCTGCTTTATGAATCCACAAAaccttatccatgtcttgtgcATTGCACACGAAATTCTTCAAACTTTTCGATTTCAACAATCTTGAAACTAAATGAATTAATATCTGGTTgcttattatatattgtattcTAAAAATTTCCACTCGTCATCTTTTTATTATTCACAACTCTGAGTTCAGAATGTATATTATCTGGTTTTTTTCTCTATTCTTACTATCTGGTATTTACGTTTGCAACtttgtaatttaatatttttatcaaaatgagtTGACTGGATTGTTCAATCACCAAGTGTATTTACTTAGCTATAATCTAAAATCTGGGTTTgagtaatgttttgaattttgtttttatattgtgTATTCTTGAGTATtgccttttaaaataattgccAAAACATTAAGCATCggcaaactaatatttttttatctatatccGTTATGTTTAATGCAGTTTGATATTTTTGGGTTTTGATAGCATATTGAACTAatggtttatttgattataatcAGGCATATGAGATGTGTTTTCAGAATTTGCATTATGTAGAGCGACATGAGGAGCACACAATTGCACATGCAATACAAACATCTTATAAAAAGACCAAGGTAATCAATTCCTTATCCTTCTCCCAGTAATCTCCCATTTATCTCATAAAGTTCCCTTCTgctatgaaaaaataattataagtatATTGTTCTACATGTCTTTGAGTAATGAATAATGGTGTGCGGCCTGTATGTCTTATACTTATAGCATCTGCATTATTCAATAGGTGTATCTCTGGCCTGCTTCCACTGCAACTGGCATGAAAGCTGGCAGAATAGTCCAAACCATACTGCATTTAGCTGGTTTTAAGAATGTCAAGTCAAAGGTTAGTGATTGACCTAAAAAGCTGAGCATGATCTTCCAATTTTAGTGTTTGCTCTAATTTTCTTTGTCTTCATAGGTTGTTGGTTCCAGAAATCCTCACAATACAGTAAAGGCTGTCTTCAAAGCTCTTAATGCGGTTAGTAAACTCATCTTGCTTATGCTCCTATGCGAGCATTTCAATCAACTTTTACCTGTGACATTTTATTTGACATTGCTTGTTTGTTCCAGATTGAAACACCAAGGGATGTCCAAGAGAAGTTTGGTCGAACTGTGGTTGAGAAGTATTTGTTGTGATGGACGGGATGTGCCGAGCTTAGCGTGCTGCTTGTTGTTTTccattgaatatatttttgtcCCTTTGATTTCAACTTGCCAAGAAGAATTTGTAGACAGTTTCTCAAGTGCATTTACTTTAGAACATTAGTTGTGGAATTTTTGCCTGTACTGAacttttcattaattaattaatggaaaagaaaaaataatttaggaaCGTTCTCTTTGCTTTATGGGTGATCAATAAAGCACAGACACCTCTCCAAATAGTCGTGTTGCGTTGGTGTCCCAGGATCCTATATTTTTTGGATATCCGTATTATGGTGTCCGTGTACTTGTTATGTTTGGTGTCCATATTGGAGTTGACGGTTCCTAGAATGGTATCTTTACCAAAATTCGTTATCTTTAAtgcaatcaaattatttttactgATGATAGTGGCATCCACATAACATCTCCTATCGACATGAAGTTTCCGCTGGTTGTCATCGATCTCAACATTCTCCAAGGAAAAACCCTTTTTATGTCTATCAAATAGTGTTTCATGCTATGGGTTGGCGCTGCCAACATCACATCCTTAACCTTTGTTCGACAACAACGACTATAACAATAGTGTCAATAATATGTaccttatttattatatgtagTTTTTATAGTTGTGGTGTTCTCTTGCATCTACAAACTCACCACGTTTAAAACACTGACCCAATTTAGTGTGAAACAAGAACTCATCATATTTGTTCGTTCGTTGGACCAAAATTTGCAAAGGTACGCatgaaaatttaaagattaTCTAATTGATAGAGGAAAATCAGTCTTGTGTATCTAACAACTTTCCTTATAGAAAAATGTCAATTTTCCTATGAATATGAAGTTGTTAATGGAAAATAACACTTGACACATTGTATGTTTAATTtcacttttataatttttttgtattattaaatattttaaatacttcattaatcactaaaatatatGTCATTAATCGTTAAGATGTATGTCATTAATCGTTAAGATGtatgtcattaattattttttaaacatatatCTCATTAACTATTAACATATATAACATTAATCACTTTAGAGTACTTTTTTGACCACATTATTTTAAATggttaattttttacatttaaatagttaatgaattatatattaaataagttgttaatgatttatattttaatgtttaattaagtttttaaagtGGTTAATAGTATAAGCTTGTATACCAAtaacaaaaaatgttataattataaaaaaagaagttaaaaaaaatatataaacatatttgaaagaattatatttatatGGTGAAGAGTATATACAATGTCAAATGTttgttcaaatatcatttttcatGGATATTTTGTACATCTAGCACaattatagatatatatatatataataataataatgcaaaATCAAATGGTGCATCTTAATAATTCAAACGTAGAAATTTCATTTTAAGACTTATATAAAGGGAATAATcttaaaacatattttctcATGACTCTATTTTATTTGACTTAATAAATAGTGAAACATAATAATTTTGAAGATATACTTTGACCTATAGGTAAGAGCTTGACctaaaacactttttttttttcttttctcaaacTCTAGTATTCTTAAAAActtctaattatatttaaattaatcaatttagatTATAAATTACGGATACAATTTATTCATTTCAAACGTGTATTTAGAGATTGTTGAAAATATTAGAAGTGAGAGaagaattcaatttttttactaaaatctaaaatactttttttttgtttgaaaaagaaaagcctaaaatacttaaacaaatataaaaataaaatcatttagtGCTAGTTTCACcttcattttttctttctaattacTCTAAAATAAATTACGAATTTATGTAACCTAAGTCCACTTAATTTTACCGTAAATCTTGTAAAAAAGTGTGTAAACTTGGCTGTTCAATGTTCATAGAAGGAATATAAAGACATGACAAAATTGTTCATTATGAGAgagttataaataaaaaacgtAAGTGAGTTATAAATCAGGATTTATTATGTAGGTGATGAGTTCTAAATCAGGATTTAAGGGGTAGGAGTCTATCcacttataaataataataaacgtAAAGCAGTGTGTTGCATTGCATAAGCTATAAGCAACCAAATGAAAAACGCTTACTAGCTGAAGTCGCTTCTCCAAAGCTTTTTCCTATTTTCGCTTTCTCCTCCTACTCCTCCCTCTTCTCTGCGGAGAAGAgaggagagagaaaaaaaaagttatttcattCTATCAAGCCAAACAAAAAGGTAAATCCtcctcttcatcttcttcttcttcttccttttctagGGTTTTCTCTTCCCCCATTGCACACCTCATCCCAACCCCCCGCACATTTTTCTCCACAGGCATTGCTCTCAGACCATCTCCGTTCCCCAATTCCATTCAAATTTCCTCAACTCTTCGCTCTTTTTTAGGTTTCTCGTCGCTCTCTCGAAGAATATCTTTCTTTCGCATTCCGAGGTAATGTTGTTCCGTTTTTGTACATTCTTCATTTGTTTTCTACATCTAGCGTTTCGTATTCCGCATTCGTCTCACTCGTTGTTACTCATTGTATTAATTTTGTGTCTTGCTACGATAATCGTAGTCGTAGATATACTGTTTTTCCCTCTCAATGGTATGTTCACCTGGTAGTGGGAGAATGGAGGTCATGGCAAGGGTTCTGGCCGCAGGAAGTTTCTCTCAAACTGTAGCAGGTAGTAGACGAGACTCTCAGTCATACCTTGTTATCCTTATTGTTACTATAACCTTAGTGGTATTTAACAATATCCTAATTTTAAATTCATGGAAGTATTTTGAATTTCTGATTCGCATCATTTGTCAATGCATGGTCTTGGAAGATGACTTTGCCCGACAGAAGTCAGCTTCTGAGTATATTTATAGACAACTGCGTGATGCAGATGAATCAAATTTGCTCACTGAAGAAGGTTCTCTTTCTCtctgtctctctctctctctctctctctctctctttctggTGAATCAGACTTTTTTCAATCCATGCGTGAATAGTTCCCATTGGAACTTAATTTAAtgttcttaatattttttagttcagAGGTTTTAGTTTTTTACTTGAGCTGACAGCAGAAGGAGTGTCACCTattgaatattaataataaggttttttgttgttgttatgggTGTGGTTTAGGAGTTATGGGTGTGAAACTGCTTACGGTTGTACTAACATGTGTTATGTGTAGTTTTCACAATTTTGCTATTCTGTTTTAGCTTTCCATTGTTACCTTTGTTTCTACGTCATGCATATAATTCTTAATTTGCATTCCTTTTCCGGGCTTCATTTTTTCAGGTACTGTCTTCATTATATTTTGGGGATACTTAAACCGCTgcttaacatttttttttatatattacagATATGCAAGTCTATGGTGAGAGACCCATGACTGATCCCCTGCAGCTGGTAaggttttctttcttttatgcCATTTTTTGTGTGTGCTAGTAGACTAGTAATATGCTTCTTCCCAAGGGCCTCTGTTGAACCTTTCATATGGTTTCTTTATTGGTATTGAGGATTTGCTGAAATTCAATGGATCCATCCTTGTGTTATTGGGTATAGAGATGTATTTATGGCCAAATATTGCTTCCTTATGTTCAATAATTAAGATACCTTAAGTTGCACATTTTGATTTAGTCTTTTGATATAACAACTTCTGTCATTCCTCTTTGTTTTAAATTCTATTGATCACAATATGACCCTCTGCGATTTATATGATATTTGCAGCGAATAAtatgattatatattataaacgATGTTGATTGCTTATGCAATGTATGAGTTGAAGCAGAGTACATACCTTATCCTTTTAAGAATTTTAGAGTACAATTTGACTTTACG
It includes:
- the LOC101490733 gene encoding uncharacterized protein, whose translation is MGYIQYGRQSIGKIFRFRTASNVVRNSITSQLGYAGTALPSCSRFHGGKSLYSTSSDARIVQDLLAQVERDRLREKNDRIRAGLDTADIDAENDEDYMGVSSLIEKLEKEKLKETSELNRYEDPTDSDSDEEDGDANQKKFEDFEKKFKRHEEMLHNFTDAETLDDAFKWMQKIDKFEQKHFKLRNEYRVIGELMNRLKVVTEQKDRFILQHKLNRALRLVQWKEAYDPDNPANYGVIQHEQVGPSADSLQQSGFEKENKTAQGDEDAAAADNDSDEEEFDDMKEKDNIILAKLEAIDKKLEEKLAELEYTFGRKGKALEEEIRDLAEERNELTEKKRRPLFRKGFDVKLINVNRTCKVTKGGQVVKYTAMLACGNYNGVVGFAKAKGPAVPVALQKAYEMCFQNLHYVERHEEHTIAHAIQTSYKKTKVYLWPASTATGMKAGRIVQTILHLAGFKNVKSKVVGSRNPHNTVKAVFKALNAIETPRDVQEKFGRTVVEKYLL